In the genome of Bradyrhizobium sp. CIAT3101, one region contains:
- a CDS encoding PAS domain-containing sensor histidine kinase encodes MWAYFERILDSSMFSPHGICLLWEPELIWLHVVSDACIAAAYFSIPFALAILVTKRRDLQFGWVFWAFAAFIMACGLTHVLSIYTLWVPIYGIEGLVKAMTAIASIFTAAALWPLLPKILAIPSPFELQKVQAALQEEEIKSRDATLLLRQVGDAQRAMRESVTRLTAIVETAVDGVILFDAQARILLFNPACERLFGYRAQEVMNLDIGMLMSNDERRPTTGHARRFATGEAIGLCKDGSSFPMNLSVGQAWQDGELIYVGIIHDLTARKLTEQQLQQAQKMETVGQLSGGIAHDFNNLLTVIIGNAEHLSEQLKARPDLRQFADDICESGERGAELTQRLLAFSRRQLLQPKTIDCRELLQSMLKLLKRTLRENIEIKTAFGPGTIQAFADRAQLESAVLNLALNAQDAMPSGGHLTLSTELAAIDEDYRALHPEVTSGAYALISVTDDGEGMTPEVIEHAFEPFFTTKEVGKGSGLGLSMVYGFAKQSDGHVSIYSEQGLGTTVRIYLPRTGGGQSPTDVLDGEDAAPRGHETILIAEDDPFVRSSVILRVEALGYRVVAAVNGQEALQRLRADPGIDMLFTDIVMPGGMSGWELADQARRIRPGLPVLFTSGYALETLVEQGRAQAEAVVLTKPYRKTELAQRLRDAFAAATAAS; translated from the coding sequence ATGTGGGCCTATTTCGAACGTATCCTCGACTCCTCGATGTTTTCACCGCACGGCATCTGCCTGCTGTGGGAGCCCGAGCTGATCTGGCTCCATGTCGTCTCTGACGCCTGCATCGCGGCGGCCTATTTCTCGATCCCGTTCGCGCTCGCGATCCTCGTCACCAAACGGCGTGACCTCCAATTCGGCTGGGTCTTTTGGGCGTTCGCAGCCTTCATCATGGCCTGCGGCCTGACCCATGTGCTGTCGATCTACACGCTGTGGGTGCCGATCTATGGTATCGAGGGCCTGGTCAAGGCGATGACCGCCATCGCATCGATCTTCACCGCGGCCGCGCTCTGGCCGCTCCTGCCAAAGATCCTGGCAATCCCCTCCCCGTTCGAGCTGCAGAAGGTCCAGGCCGCGCTCCAGGAGGAGGAGATCAAGAGCCGGGACGCGACATTGTTGCTCAGACAGGTCGGAGACGCCCAGCGCGCGATGCGCGAAAGCGTGACGCGTCTCACCGCCATCGTCGAGACCGCGGTCGACGGCGTCATCCTGTTCGACGCGCAGGCCCGCATTCTCCTTTTCAATCCCGCGTGCGAACGGCTGTTCGGCTATCGCGCCCAGGAAGTGATGAATCTCGACATCGGCATGCTGATGTCGAACGACGAGAGGCGCCCAACCACCGGTCATGCGCGGCGTTTCGCAACCGGAGAAGCCATCGGCCTGTGCAAGGACGGATCGAGCTTTCCGATGAATCTGTCGGTTGGCCAGGCGTGGCAGGACGGCGAGCTGATCTATGTTGGCATCATCCACGATCTGACCGCGCGTAAGCTGACCGAGCAGCAGCTCCAGCAGGCGCAAAAGATGGAGACGGTCGGCCAGCTCTCCGGCGGCATCGCGCATGACTTCAACAATCTCCTGACCGTGATCATCGGCAACGCCGAGCATCTCAGCGAGCAGCTGAAGGCGCGGCCCGATCTGCGGCAATTTGCCGACGATATCTGCGAGTCCGGCGAACGCGGCGCGGAGCTGACGCAGCGACTGCTGGCATTCAGCCGCCGCCAATTGCTGCAGCCAAAGACGATCGATTGCCGCGAACTGCTGCAATCCATGCTCAAGCTGCTCAAGCGCACCTTGCGCGAAAACATCGAGATCAAGACGGCGTTCGGCCCTGGCACCATCCAGGCCTTTGCGGACCGTGCCCAGCTCGAATCCGCCGTGTTGAACCTTGCGCTCAACGCACAGGACGCGATGCCCTCCGGCGGACACCTGACGCTGAGCACCGAGCTCGCCGCAATCGACGAGGACTACCGCGCCCTGCACCCAGAAGTGACATCCGGCGCCTACGCGCTGATTTCCGTCACCGACGACGGCGAAGGCATGACGCCCGAAGTGATCGAGCACGCCTTCGAGCCTTTCTTCACCACCAAGGAGGTCGGCAAGGGTTCAGGGCTTGGACTGAGCATGGTCTACGGCTTCGCAAAGCAATCCGACGGCCATGTCTCGATCTATAGCGAACAGGGCCTGGGGACGACGGTCCGGATCTACCTGCCGCGCACCGGCGGCGGACAATCGCCGACCGACGTGCTGGACGGCGAGGACGCCGCGCCGCGCGGGCACGAGACCATCCTGATTGCCGAGGACGATCCGTTTGTGCGCTCCTCGGTGATCCTCCGGGTGGAGGCGCTCGGCTATCGCGTCGTCGCCGCCGTCAATGGCCAGGAGGCCCTGCAGCGGCTGCGCGCCGATCCCGGCATCGACATGCTGTTCACCGATATCGTCATGCCCGGCGGGATGAGCGGCTGGGAGCTCGCCGATCAGGCCCGCCGGATTCGGCCGGGCCTGCCGGTGCTGTTCACTTCCGGCTATGCGCTGGAGACCCTGGTCGAGCAGGGCCGCGCGCAGGCGGAGGCCGTGGTCCTGACCAAACCCTATCGCAAGACCGAGCTCGCCCAGCGGCTCAGGGACGCCTTCGCCGCAGCGACGGCGGCTTCGTAG
- the thiD gene encoding bifunctional hydroxymethylpyrimidine kinase/phosphomethylpyrimidine kinase, with the protein MTTPVALTIAGSDSSGGAGIQADLKTFAALGVYGASAITALTAQNTKGVTGIHAVPAAFVTAQIDAVFSDLDVGAVKIGMVAQAESIDAIASALVHWKPRHIVLDPVMVATSGDRLLAAEAVEALRTKLMRLASVITPNLPEAAALLDEPIARSEIEIESQGRRLLELGCRAVLIKGGHGEGRESIDYLVGADKTIALAASRVATRNTHGTGCSLSSAVAAGLARGEDLEMAVRNAKAWISAAIEAADRFSVGHGHGPVHHFHKFY; encoded by the coding sequence ATGACCACGCCCGTGGCGCTCACCATCGCCGGTTCGGATTCGAGCGGCGGCGCCGGCATTCAGGCCGACCTGAAGACCTTTGCCGCGCTCGGCGTCTATGGCGCGTCCGCGATCACGGCGCTGACCGCGCAGAACACCAAAGGCGTCACCGGCATTCATGCGGTGCCCGCCGCGTTCGTCACGGCGCAGATCGATGCGGTGTTCTCCGATCTCGATGTCGGCGCGGTGAAGATCGGCATGGTGGCGCAGGCCGAGAGCATCGACGCGATCGCCTCTGCGCTGGTGCACTGGAAGCCTCGCCATATCGTGCTCGATCCCGTGATGGTCGCGACCTCCGGCGATCGCCTGCTGGCGGCGGAGGCCGTCGAGGCGTTGCGCACGAAGCTGATGCGGCTGGCATCGGTGATCACACCCAATCTGCCGGAGGCGGCCGCGCTGCTGGACGAGCCGATCGCACGAAGCGAGATCGAGATCGAAAGCCAGGGGCGCCGCCTTCTCGAACTCGGCTGCCGCGCGGTCCTGATCAAGGGCGGACACGGTGAGGGCCGCGAGAGCATCGACTATCTCGTCGGCGCCGACAAGACGATCGCGCTTGCCGCGTCGCGCGTCGCCACGCGCAACACCCATGGCACAGGCTGCTCGCTGTCCTCGGCGGTTGCAGCAGGCCTCGCCAGGGGCGAGGATCTCGAGATGGCCGTGCGCAACGCCAAGGCCTGGATCAGCGCGGCGATCGAAGCTGCCGACCGCTTCAGCGTCGGTCACGGCCACGGGCCGGTCCATCATTTCCACAAATTCTACTGA
- a CDS encoding glycosyltransferase family 1 protein, whose product MRILVATDAWHPQVNGVVRTLTKLADAAKTLGVEFTFLTPQSFRTFAMPSYRDVRLAMPRPARIAKLIEEARPDSIHIATEGPIGLMVRRYCRQRKLPFTTSFHTRFPEYVRARMPVPESLIWRALRRFHGPSRAVMAATPALARELGERGFDNVVLWPRGVDTHLFHPRAVDLCLPAPVFLSVGRVAVEKNLEAFLDLDLPGTKVIVGDGPARNALEEAYPDAIFLGEKHGEELADIYAAADVFVFPSKTDTFGLVLLEALASGLPVAAFPVKGPRDVIGDAPVGALDHDLRNACFAALDVSRQACVEFAANYTWEASARAFVDSIRAVGAVLPGRAGAEQPRFVA is encoded by the coding sequence ATGCGCATCCTGGTCGCGACCGACGCCTGGCACCCGCAAGTCAACGGTGTGGTTCGGACGCTGACCAAGCTCGCTGACGCCGCGAAGACGCTCGGTGTCGAGTTCACGTTTCTGACGCCGCAATCGTTCCGCACCTTTGCGATGCCGAGCTATCGCGACGTGCGGCTCGCGATGCCGCGCCCGGCGCGCATCGCAAAACTGATCGAGGAAGCGCGGCCCGACAGTATCCATATCGCGACGGAAGGGCCGATCGGCCTGATGGTCCGCCGCTATTGCCGGCAGCGCAAGTTGCCGTTCACGACCAGCTTCCACACCCGCTTTCCCGAATATGTCCGTGCCCGGATGCCGGTTCCGGAATCCCTGATCTGGCGGGCGCTGCGCCGATTCCACGGCCCGAGCCGGGCCGTGATGGCGGCAACGCCGGCGCTGGCCCGGGAGCTCGGCGAGCGCGGTTTCGACAATGTCGTGCTGTGGCCGCGCGGCGTCGACACCCATTTGTTCCATCCCCGCGCCGTCGACCTCTGCCTGCCGGCTCCGGTGTTTCTGTCGGTCGGCCGCGTTGCGGTGGAGAAGAATCTCGAGGCGTTCCTTGACCTCGATCTGCCCGGCACCAAGGTGATCGTCGGCGACGGCCCGGCGCGCAACGCGCTGGAAGAAGCCTATCCCGATGCGATCTTTTTAGGCGAGAAGCACGGCGAGGAACTGGCCGACATCTATGCGGCGGCCGATGTCTTCGTGTTTCCGAGCAAGACCGACACGTTCGGCCTGGTCCTGCTCGAGGCGCTGGCGAGCGGCCTGCCGGTCGCGGCCTTCCCCGTGAAGGGGCCGCGCGACGTCATCGGCGATGCGCCGGTCGGGGCGCTCGATCATGATCTGCGTAACGCCTGCTTCGCCGCGCTCGATGTTTCCAGGCAGGCCTGCGTCGAATTCGCCGCCAACTACACCTGGGAAGCCTCGGCGCGGGCTTTTGTGGACAGCATCCGGGCGGTCGGTGCGGTGCTGCCCGGCCGGGCGGGCGCGGAACAGCCGCGCTTCGTCGCTTAA
- a CDS encoding threonine/serine dehydratase yields the protein MSEQPLPIGPADIDAAARVLAPFAVRTPLLSFPVLNERVGAKVFLKPEMLQRTGSFKFRGAFNKVFSIPQDKRAGGVVAFSSGNHAQGVAAAAKILDMQATIVMPADAPLSKRERTKSYGAEVVLYDRYNDDREAISRGIAEKRGATLVRPYDDPFVIAGQGTAGREIAEDMATLGLSPDIVVAPASGGGLIAGVATAVKARYPQAQIVVAEPEAFDDHGLSLTAGHREPHPPAGRTICDALMALIPGEMTFAINSKLLARGVTASDKEVGAAVAFAYRELKLVVEPGGAVGLAALLAGRLDAAGKNVVIVLSGGNVDADLFAELVA from the coding sequence ATGTCCGAACAGCCCCTTCCGATCGGCCCCGCCGATATCGACGCCGCAGCGCGCGTACTCGCGCCCTTCGCCGTCCGCACCCCGCTGTTGTCGTTTCCCGTGCTCAACGAGCGCGTCGGCGCAAAGGTGTTCCTGAAGCCGGAGATGCTCCAGCGCACCGGCTCCTTCAAGTTCCGGGGCGCCTTCAACAAGGTGTTCTCGATCCCGCAGGACAAGCGCGCCGGCGGCGTCGTCGCGTTCTCCTCCGGGAACCACGCCCAGGGCGTCGCGGCGGCGGCAAAAATCCTCGACATGCAGGCGACCATCGTGATGCCGGCGGATGCGCCGCTGTCGAAGCGCGAGCGCACCAAATCCTACGGCGCCGAGGTCGTGCTGTACGATCGCTACAACGACGACCGCGAGGCAATCTCGCGCGGCATTGCCGAGAAGCGCGGCGCGACGCTGGTCAGGCCCTATGACGATCCCTTCGTGATCGCGGGGCAGGGCACCGCCGGTCGCGAGATCGCGGAGGACATGGCAACGCTCGGCCTGTCGCCCGACATCGTGGTGGCGCCGGCCTCCGGCGGCGGCCTGATCGCAGGCGTCGCCACAGCCGTGAAGGCGCGCTATCCGCAAGCCCAGATCGTGGTGGCCGAGCCCGAGGCGTTCGACGATCACGGCCTGTCGCTGACCGCAGGCCATCGCGAGCCGCATCCGCCGGCGGGCCGCACCATCTGCGATGCGCTGATGGCGCTGATCCCCGGCGAGATGACCTTTGCGATCAACAGCAAGCTTCTGGCACGCGGTGTGACCGCGTCGGACAAGGAAGTCGGCGCGGCCGTCGCCTTTGCCTATCGCGAGCTGAAGCTTGTGGTCGAGCCCGGCGGCGCGGTGGGCCTTGCGGCGTTGCTCGCGGGCCGTCTCGACGCCGCCGGCAAGAACGTGGTGATCGTGCTCTCCGGCG
- a CDS encoding DUF4267 domain-containing protein, with amino-acid sequence MHRLPLGTALLVALGIIAIGIQYVVSPRTATRSFGLPLPEDGANTDWWLRLKGVRDIASGLTVLAFMAWGVPRGVGIILFVEAIIPFGDMLVVLGGRGSARRAFGIHGLTAAIMILAAIPMMMDVP; translated from the coding sequence ATGCACAGGCTTCCGCTTGGAACCGCGCTGCTCGTGGCTCTCGGGATTATCGCGATCGGCATCCAATATGTCGTCAGTCCGCGGACGGCGACACGCAGTTTCGGCCTGCCACTCCCTGAAGACGGTGCCAACACCGACTGGTGGCTTCGCCTCAAGGGCGTTCGCGACATCGCGTCGGGATTGACCGTGCTGGCATTCATGGCGTGGGGTGTCCCCCGCGGGGTCGGCATCATCCTGTTTGTCGAAGCCATCATCCCCTTCGGCGACATGCTGGTCGTGCTCGGCGGCCGAGGCTCTGCAAGACGCGCGTTCGGCATTCACGGCCTCACGGCGGCGATCATGATTCTGGCAGCCATCCCCATGATGATGGATGTGCCCTGA
- a CDS encoding UDP-2,3-diacylglucosamine diphosphatase, producing the protein MGSYDVSDESPERRFRTLFISDVHLGARGSQADLLLDFLRYHDADTIYLVGDIVDGWALKSSWHWPQSHNDLVQKLLRKARKGAKIIYVPGNHDEFLRNYYGTHFGGIDVVENTVHTGADGKRYLVIHGDIFDLVVQNARWLAHLGDKAYDFAIQMNRFVNFFRRMFKVPYWSLSQWAKQKVKNAVNYIGAFEQALSAEARRHDADGVICGHIHYAVIRDENGIRYMNCGDWVESCTALVEHDDGRFEIITWADHAQKPAAVPQVAARAA; encoded by the coding sequence ATGGGAAGTTACGATGTGAGTGACGAGAGCCCTGAAAGGCGCTTTCGCACCTTGTTCATCTCCGACGTTCATCTCGGAGCCCGCGGCTCGCAAGCCGACCTTTTGCTGGACTTCCTGCGCTACCACGATGCCGACACCATCTATCTCGTCGGGGACATCGTCGACGGCTGGGCGCTGAAATCGAGCTGGCACTGGCCGCAATCGCATAACGATCTGGTGCAGAAGCTGCTGCGCAAGGCGCGCAAGGGCGCCAAGATCATCTACGTGCCCGGCAATCACGACGAGTTCCTGCGCAACTATTACGGTACGCATTTCGGCGGCATCGACGTCGTCGAGAACACCGTCCACACCGGGGCTGACGGCAAGCGCTATCTCGTCATCCACGGCGACATCTTCGATCTCGTGGTGCAGAACGCGCGCTGGCTCGCCCATCTCGGCGACAAGGCCTACGACTTCGCGATCCAGATGAATCGCTTCGTCAACTTCTTCCGGCGCATGTTCAAGGTGCCGTATTGGTCGCTGTCGCAATGGGCCAAGCAGAAGGTCAAGAACGCGGTCAACTATATCGGCGCGTTCGAGCAGGCGCTATCTGCCGAAGCGCGGCGTCATGACGCCGACGGCGTGATCTGCGGCCACATCCACTACGCCGTGATCCGCGACGAGAACGGCATCCGCTACATGAATTGCGGCGACTGGGTCGAGAGCTGCACGGCGCTGGTCGAGCACGACGACGGCCGTTTCGAGATCATCACCTGGGCGGATCACGCGCAGAAGCCTGCCGCCGTACCGCAGGTGGCAGCAAGGGCCGCTTGA
- a CDS encoding TetR/AcrR family transcriptional regulator has translation MGIAERKDRQRAERERRIVAAARVIAEREGWNAVTIRRLADEIEHSQPVLYSHFENRDAIVTAVALEGFRDIAVALREAAGGSTGRNAIKNVATAYLAFAHRNPALYEAMFTLPTDLRFAEAGTRPELRAGFEALAAVVTPFCVDVDVATETFWAALHGLVELERSGRIRLGARSERIALLVRAMVVSGK, from the coding sequence TTGGGGATCGCCGAGCGGAAAGACAGGCAACGCGCTGAACGCGAACGCCGCATCGTCGCGGCAGCGCGCGTGATCGCAGAGCGCGAGGGATGGAACGCCGTGACGATCCGTCGGCTTGCCGATGAGATCGAACACAGTCAGCCGGTCCTCTATTCACATTTCGAAAACAGGGATGCGATCGTTACCGCAGTAGCCCTCGAGGGTTTCCGCGACATCGCCGTGGCTCTTCGGGAGGCGGCAGGTGGGTCGACCGGGCGAAACGCCATCAAGAATGTCGCGACGGCCTACCTCGCCTTTGCCCACCGAAATCCCGCGCTCTATGAGGCCATGTTCACTCTTCCGACGGACCTGCGCTTCGCCGAAGCCGGGACCAGACCGGAACTACGGGCCGGGTTCGAGGCCCTCGCGGCCGTGGTAACGCCGTTCTGCGTCGATGTGGATGTCGCGACCGAGACGTTTTGGGCGGCCCTGCACGGGCTCGTTGAGCTCGAGCGCTCGGGCCGAATTAGGCTCGGCGCGCGTAGTGAACGAATCGCACTCCTTGTTCGGGCGATGGTCGTTTCCGGAAAATAG
- a CDS encoding DoxX family protein produces MTHIVSVCLLVAGLFGAGLHNAIAGSATQSSFVRWGYPRWWGRLTGGLEIVSAVLIALPASRVVGLVLGAAIILAAVLTVVRHREFSHLVPLGVFATLMALAGTLS; encoded by the coding sequence ATGACCCATATTGTTTCGGTTTGTCTGCTCGTTGCCGGGCTCTTTGGCGCAGGCCTCCATAACGCGATCGCCGGTTCCGCGACGCAAAGCAGCTTCGTTCGATGGGGTTACCCGCGCTGGTGGGGCCGCCTGACCGGCGGATTGGAGATCGTGAGCGCCGTTCTGATTGCGCTCCCCGCAAGTCGCGTTGTTGGCCTGGTGCTGGGCGCAGCAATCATTTTGGCCGCTGTTCTTACCGTGGTGCGCCACCGCGAATTTTCGCACCTTGTACCGCTCGGTGTGTTTGCCACCTTGATGGCTCTCGCAGGAACGTTGTCTTGA